A single genomic interval of Zobellia nedashkovskayae harbors:
- a CDS encoding cache domain-containing protein has translation MPTTSSLGNSLRKPFTANKRLFTLLTVTFIIIGLFFAIYYSHIKNNEHHYRESKLHSLDANFDIITKQLNNNFQKYYSTEYDSIYSSKEVTAELRSIFYNKLNNSQWDVLLNKVSKITPSKGIIKKLTKNEEKDGAYSLLNQRDSITKNKIRPKVWRALKQKISESTPFDQEFDEYIVVFKKSAELNEKNQADSIIELSSLKGRIILPDSLNKLNPFNIGMSIGIPKNDEVYQLFGREYTYETDLDTRVHYDIQIFGLVETERYNEAVRKLDPWIIALLTTFLLLGLFGMPYFKMLFIAEDERLSSNDIILSGISVIIGAPILIIVFFSLMNHYYDYYYKFPDRLDDLSEKIKTRFEAENAANVTTLYDMSLASEERARENSDSLSIRISKGNEAYRENHKFISKIDTTTGAVKYHIRLIDKNNIENTKNLGSRPYYTDYVNSKNLWFLDTLAHKIKYVMRPVVSIEDQSEEAVYLLKNERDSISGYRVGAAQLKSLHEAILPFGFQFAVVDETGEVWFHSKKGRATLENFLYVSRNKEKIEAAMLGRIKTAGMVNYRDKGQLYSIRPIANTNLSVIALYDIGLLRTKVSEVLTLSCIGIVLALILLLIITILSLIIRNPKLGLYKYDRFLFDFLTPKKELRDSYIILSILLTGLITIAFGISFLIPPTTAYILCLLLGIYSYLIIFYTLHPHRGNNDFKFKVRDILLLLAIIFLNILTCKVNENEIKYVLPSLILQFICLAVIYFNKSSKKTKFITKVHHKVHSIIKNVSDFSRRKNRNIRIGYSYWYALFLFCWLILSTIFPAYLIFKNAKFLNDQIWTKTDKIDMARRFMDKEKELETSFPAFTGQEDEYAKLQEKHLSEGQYHETFTLKETTNTKTSKNTPKNTGLEDFLWHIRPTYDARIAEFQGMVYAYAHDFSWTSEENPNTFYLNYLDSNKAICIADTSLKNSADSLPPKFILLVVIGLIIILAILFSLILFFSDRFFAFRFRHLKPNDFDTNEKEGYIEKFGQILHDEKSNSGLLLIGPPFCGKQTFAKEILIDAGYLRIATLSMLQLENMPMNSDIGENLGILSSSYQKGQNDFHHEDYEAYVIEHLEHNIKSFDANHTKLRIILFLISQRKRIILVSEVYPSQIFSMYESAQEEAERSLGSLQDDFNSWRNILSAFPQILIGITKNTKKVSKQLNFGLQSAQRPSSNDIDILTDELGYSKFLPTLAPVILVKSLYDTPYAINQPHRLDRQRMVMHTQNLAHGYYNDIWNTLPTRERYLLYDLAKDGFMNIKNRNSLFSLMKKGLVVWHDRPKIFNYSFKNFIMTSVSLNEALRLENKNRGKGTWANTRILFYLLIITVIVFIGLGKPELLKDFETLVGTLGGLGVLIPLISKLLASGGQKL, from the coding sequence ATGCCCACCACGTCTTCTTTAGGAAATTCTCTACGTAAACCCTTTACAGCAAATAAGCGGCTCTTTACGTTACTTACCGTGACTTTTATAATTATTGGGCTGTTCTTTGCTATTTACTACTCCCACATTAAAAATAACGAGCACCATTATCGCGAGTCTAAACTTCACAGTTTAGATGCCAATTTTGACATTATTACCAAGCAACTCAATAATAATTTCCAGAAGTATTATTCTACGGAGTACGATTCCATTTACTCCAGTAAAGAAGTAACAGCCGAGCTTAGATCAATTTTTTATAACAAACTAAACAACTCGCAATGGGATGTCCTATTAAATAAGGTCAGTAAAATTACTCCATCGAAAGGTATCATAAAAAAACTCACTAAAAATGAAGAAAAAGATGGAGCTTATTCGCTATTAAATCAAAGAGATTCAATTACCAAGAACAAGATAAGACCCAAAGTTTGGAGAGCTCTTAAACAAAAAATAAGTGAGAGTACACCTTTTGACCAAGAGTTTGATGAATACATTGTCGTTTTTAAAAAATCCGCAGAATTAAATGAAAAAAATCAGGCGGATTCAATTATAGAATTAAGCTCGCTAAAGGGGCGGATTATCTTACCTGACAGCCTTAATAAACTCAATCCGTTTAACATTGGCATGTCTATTGGCATTCCCAAGAACGATGAGGTTTATCAGCTATTTGGACGTGAATACACCTATGAAACGGACCTAGATACCCGCGTACATTATGATATTCAAATTTTTGGACTTGTGGAGACAGAGCGTTACAATGAAGCCGTCAGAAAATTAGATCCCTGGATAATTGCTTTGCTCACCACGTTCTTACTTCTTGGTCTTTTTGGAATGCCCTATTTTAAAATGCTCTTTATTGCTGAAGATGAACGCCTATCCAGTAATGACATTATTTTGTCTGGCATATCTGTAATTATTGGTGCGCCCATTTTAATAATCGTGTTCTTCTCTCTCATGAACCATTATTACGACTATTACTACAAATTTCCGGACAGACTTGATGATTTAAGTGAAAAAATCAAAACCCGTTTTGAAGCTGAAAACGCAGCCAATGTTACCACACTTTATGATATGTCGCTCGCCAGTGAAGAGCGAGCTAGAGAAAACAGCGACAGTCTGTCTATTCGTATTTCAAAGGGCAATGAAGCCTATCGTGAAAACCACAAGTTTATCTCTAAAATAGATACTACCACCGGCGCTGTAAAGTATCACATAAGATTAATTGATAAAAATAACATAGAGAATACAAAAAACCTTGGTAGCCGCCCCTACTACACGGATTATGTTAATTCTAAAAACCTCTGGTTCCTAGATACACTCGCCCATAAAATCAAATATGTCATGAGGCCTGTGGTTTCCATTGAAGACCAAAGCGAGGAAGCCGTTTACCTATTGAAAAATGAACGGGACTCCATCTCTGGTTATAGAGTGGGCGCCGCTCAACTAAAATCTTTGCATGAAGCCATTTTACCCTTTGGCTTTCAGTTTGCCGTGGTAGATGAAACTGGCGAAGTCTGGTTTCACTCCAAAAAAGGAAGAGCTACCCTAGAAAATTTTCTCTATGTAAGTAGAAACAAAGAAAAAATAGAGGCCGCCATGCTGGGGCGAATAAAAACAGCAGGCATGGTCAACTATAGAGATAAAGGGCAATTATATAGTATTAGACCCATAGCCAACACTAATCTTAGTGTAATTGCCCTATATGATATAGGACTGCTCCGTACCAAAGTATCTGAAGTTTTAACCCTTTCCTGTATTGGTATTGTATTGGCTCTGATTTTATTACTGATTATCACTATCCTTTCGCTCATCATTAGAAATCCGAAACTAGGACTCTATAAATACGACCGATTCTTATTTGACTTTTTAACTCCAAAAAAAGAGTTGAGAGACTCTTACATTATTCTGTCTATTCTACTAACAGGCCTTATTACCATTGCATTTGGCATTAGTTTTCTTATACCTCCAACTACAGCCTATATTCTATGTCTCCTTCTTGGTATCTATTCCTATTTAATCATATTCTACACGTTGCACCCTCATAGAGGAAACAACGATTTTAAGTTTAAGGTTCGCGATATTCTACTGTTATTAGCCATAATTTTCCTCAATATTCTCACTTGTAAAGTCAATGAAAATGAGATTAAGTACGTGCTTCCTTCTTTAATTCTTCAGTTCATTTGTTTAGCTGTGATTTACTTTAATAAGTCATCAAAAAAAACAAAGTTCATTACCAAAGTTCACCATAAAGTACATTCCATAATTAAAAATGTGAGTGACTTTAGCCGACGTAAAAACAGGAACATACGAATTGGCTACAGCTATTGGTATGCCCTATTTCTATTCTGTTGGTTGATTCTGTCTACCATTTTTCCAGCGTATTTAATTTTTAAGAATGCTAAGTTTTTAAATGACCAAATATGGACAAAGACGGATAAGATTGATATGGCCAGACGCTTCATGGATAAAGAAAAAGAACTGGAAACAAGTTTCCCTGCCTTTACCGGTCAAGAAGATGAATATGCGAAGCTTCAAGAAAAACACTTAAGTGAAGGTCAATATCACGAGACATTTACCCTAAAGGAAACAACAAATACCAAAACTTCTAAAAACACCCCAAAAAACACAGGCCTAGAAGATTTCCTATGGCACATACGCCCTACTTATGACGCTCGCATAGCTGAATTCCAAGGAATGGTTTATGCATATGCGCATGATTTCTCGTGGACTAGTGAAGAAAACCCCAACACTTTTTATCTAAATTATTTAGACAGTAATAAAGCGATTTGCATAGCGGACACCAGTCTAAAAAACTCAGCGGACTCTCTACCCCCTAAATTCATTCTTTTAGTGGTCATAGGTCTTATTATTATTCTGGCTATTCTATTTTCTTTGATTTTATTTTTCTCGGATCGTTTTTTCGCTTTTCGGTTTAGGCATTTAAAACCTAACGATTTTGACACCAATGAGAAAGAAGGCTACATTGAAAAATTTGGTCAAATTCTTCACGATGAAAAATCAAATTCTGGTTTGCTCCTTATTGGACCTCCTTTTTGTGGAAAACAAACCTTTGCGAAGGAAATTTTAATTGATGCCGGTTACCTGAGAATAGCCACACTTTCTATGTTACAGCTCGAAAATATGCCAATGAACTCTGACATTGGGGAGAATCTGGGCATCCTTTCCAGCAGCTATCAAAAAGGACAAAATGATTTTCATCATGAGGATTATGAAGCCTATGTAATAGAACATTTAGAGCATAACATAAAATCGTTTGACGCCAACCATACCAAACTCCGGATTATCCTATTTCTTATTTCACAGCGAAAACGCATTATTCTCGTCTCTGAAGTATATCCAAGCCAAATTTTTTCTATGTATGAGTCCGCTCAAGAAGAAGCTGAACGTTCTTTGGGAAGTCTTCAAGACGACTTTAATTCATGGCGTAATATTTTAAGTGCGTTTCCGCAAATCTTAATTGGCATTACAAAAAACACTAAAAAAGTATCCAAACAACTCAATTTTGGCCTCCAAAGTGCTCAAAGACCATCTTCAAATGATATTGATATTCTAACTGATGAATTGGGGTATAGCAAATTCCTGCCCACTTTGGCGCCTGTTATATTGGTCAAATCGCTTTATGATACACCATATGCTATAAATCAACCGCATCGCTTAGACCGGCAACGCATGGTAATGCATACCCAAAACTTAGCGCATGGCTACTATAATGACATCTGGAACACCTTACCTACACGTGAACGCTATTTATTATATGATCTAGCCAAAGATGGTTTTATGAACATCAAAAATAGGAACTCACTTTTCTCACTAATGAAAAAAGGTTTGGTGGTATGGCATGATCGGCCTAAGATTTTCAATTACAGTTTTAAGAATTTTATCATGACTTCAGTGTCATTAAATGAAGCCTTACGACTAGAAAACAAGAACCGCGGAAAAGGGACTTGGGCCAACACACGCATTCTATTTTATCTGCTGATTATAACTGTCATCGTGTTCATTGGTCTAGGGAAGCCAGAGCTACTAAAAGATTTTGAAACGCTAGTTGGCACACTGGGCGGACTAGGCGTATTAATCCCTCTAATAAGTAAACTATTGGCCTCTGGAGGTCAAAAATTATAA
- a CDS encoding matrixin family metalloprotease has translation MGKKTNSKKELFAQKSKEEIMKNGQSGVHKYGDNFICATDRSGHSTPGDRSPLEILVDASEGFIPLWAQYQVLRWTFDETALYYYQNAEGIKTYVRELLGEALLGWGEAVPVRFNENADNSDFQIHVSPSDNCNAHGCVLASAFFPDSGRHQLVIYPKMFEQSKQEQLETMMHELGHIFGLRHFFAKISEQAWPSEIFGEHKPFSIMNYGAKSVMTEEDIRDLKRLYEMAWNKCLVDINGTPIHLVMPFHTINTAIVV, from the coding sequence ATGGGAAAGAAAACAAATTCCAAAAAAGAGCTATTCGCTCAAAAAAGCAAAGAAGAAATTATGAAGAACGGGCAATCTGGCGTACACAAGTACGGGGATAACTTTATTTGTGCCACAGACCGCTCGGGACATTCCACACCGGGTGACCGATCTCCGCTTGAAATTTTAGTGGATGCCAGTGAGGGATTCATTCCCCTTTGGGCGCAATACCAAGTGCTACGTTGGACTTTTGACGAAACTGCCTTGTATTATTATCAGAATGCAGAGGGTATAAAAACCTATGTTAGGGAATTATTGGGTGAGGCCTTACTGGGTTGGGGCGAGGCAGTACCCGTTCGTTTTAATGAGAATGCGGACAATTCAGATTTTCAGATACACGTTTCCCCATCCGATAATTGCAATGCCCACGGTTGCGTTTTGGCAAGTGCCTTTTTTCCCGATAGCGGAAGACACCAATTGGTGATATATCCAAAAATGTTCGAGCAAAGCAAACAGGAACAACTGGAAACTATGATGCACGAATTGGGGCATATTTTTGGGCTTCGCCATTTTTTCGCCAAGATAAGCGAGCAGGCTTGGCCATCCGAAATTTTTGGGGAACACAAACCTTTTTCCATCATGAATTACGGTGCAAAAAGTGTGATGACCGAAGAAGATATCAGGGATTTGAAAAGACTCTATGAAATGGCTTGGAATAAATGCCTTGTTGATATTAATGGTACGCCTATACATTTAGTAATGCCTTTTCATACCATCAACACTGCTATTGTGGTATAA